One window from the genome of Bacillus rossius redtenbacheri isolate Brsri chromosome 17, Brsri_v3, whole genome shotgun sequence encodes:
- the LOC134540879 gene encoding uncharacterized protein LOC134540879 produces the protein MQILIKTTLEKTWKKPGILLSQKSGHPVMIHRRRAKKFYNELKKERDCKTEPHVLSICMDYMQNIQLPRIPVQETFYMRQLTVNVCCIHNIKEHSAMLYLYHEGTANKGPNEVCSLLTDYLNTVPPEINEIRIFSDNCSGQNKNHSLARLLLALTRTGRFNKIEQFFPIRGHSFLPCDRDFSMIKRQLRKHDRLYSLREITELVIKSSNNNKFMVTHVKSEHIFDYKNWWPQYYKKSVVSEETRPRSVPKDDKQQFGISSFMHFSFSQEMPGTIVARKFINGMVLHTFCLRQAMTNPEFPPCIAYPEGKVPIKKKKLDDIRKLLPYIPEEHKQFYIDISNWPTAENIDLEVQDD, from the coding sequence atgcaaatattgataaaaaccacccttgaaaaaacctggaaaaaaccaggaattttattatcccagaagagtggccaccctgtaatgATTCACAGAAGGAGGGCAAAGAAGTTttataatgaacttaaaaaagaACGAGACTGCAAAACTGAACCACACGTTCTGTCCATCTGTATGgattatatgcaaaatattcaaTTGCCACGAATCCCAGTTCAAGAGACTTTCTATATGAGGCAGTTAACAGTCAATGTTTGCTGCATACATAACATAAAGGAACATAGTGCTATGTTATACCTTTATCATGAGGGTACTGCCAACAAAGGCCCAAATGAAGTGTGCTCACTTTTAACGGATTATTTGAACACGGTTCCTCCAGAAATTAATGAGATAAGGATTTTCTCTGACAACTGTTCTGGCCAAAACAAAAACCACTCACTGGCACGTTTGTTATTGGCTTTAACACGAACTGGTCGATTTAATAAAATAGAACAGTTCTTCCCCATCAGGGGTCATTCGTTTCTCCCCTGTGACCGAGATTTTTCAATGATTAAAAGACAGCTGAGGAAACATGACCGTTTATATTCCTTAAGAGAAATCACTGAATTAGTAATCAAGAgcagtaataataataagtttaTGGTGACACATGTGAAATCGGAACACATATTCGATTACAAAAATTGGTGGCCTCAATATTACAAAAAGTCTGTCGTTTCAGAAGAAACGCGCCCGAGATCAGTTCCGAAAGATGATAAGCAACAGTTTGGCATAAGTTCCTTCATGCATTTTTCTTTTAGTCAAGAAATGCCTGGAACAATTGTTGCACGAAAATTTATCAATGGTATGGTACTACATACTTTTTGTTTGCGGCAAGCAATGACGAACCCCGAATTTCCACCATGCATTGCTTATCCAGAAGGGAAGgtccccattaaaaaaaagaaactagaTGACATACGAAAACTTCTGCCCTATATTCCCGAGGAGCATAAACAATTTTACATTGATATTTCTAACTGGCCAACAGCTGAAAACATTGATTTGGAAGTACAAGATGATTAA